The genomic interval atgacttAGTTCTTCaaatcgggtggccaaagtattggagtttcagcttcagcatcagtccttccaatgaatattcaggactgatttcctttaggattgacaggcttGACCTCCCTGCAGTCACAGGGACCCATagggtcttcttcaacaccacagtttaaaatcatcaattctccagtgctcagctttctttatagtccaactttcacatccatacatgactactggaaaaaccatagctctgactagatgaacctttgttggcaagtaatgtctctgatttttaatatgcttcctaggttggtaatagcttttcttccaagaagcaagtgtcttttaatttcatggctgcagtcaccatttgcagtgattttggaggccctcAAAATACAatcttttactgtttccattgtttctccatctatttgccatgaagcgacgggacctgatgccatgatcttagttatttgaatgttgagttttaagccaagtttctCACTCTCCGCTattactttcctcaagaggctctttagttcttctttactttctgctataagggtggtgtcatatacgcatctgaggttattgatatttctcccggaaatcttgattccagcttgtgcttcacccagcccagcatttcacatgatgtactctgcatataagttgaataagcagggtgacaatatccatgTATATTGGATTACGTAAAAAATTCTGATCAATAGGAATTCTAGTCTGAGATAGTTCAGGATATAAAATGTCTTCTCCCCATACATTCTATTATAAACAGAACTGGAATTAAGAGACCAAAGAAGATAGAGTAGGAAGATGGAAGAACTATGTGAGCTAGGTTAGAACCAAATTCTTTGCTTTACAAAAGTGGATGTAAACAATTTGGATAGTCTGTTCATCAACTCAAAATATCCTTTTATAACTTTTCAGTCTGTATCTCTATTATTTATATAgtagtcttatttatttatttattggttgcacggcctggcttgtgggatcttagttctccaaccaggggttgaacctaggcccttggcagtgaaaatgcagaatgctaaccactggaccacagcgAATCCTATATCTCTAAATAGTTGGGAGTGCTGGTATCCACTATAGTTTCAGGTCCAGTGACACTTCATGGAACATAGAAAGTGAGGAACATAGTAATTCTTGTCTATTAGCTCCAAAAATACTTCTgcaatgaaagctgagtgccgaagaattgatgcttttgaactgtggtgttggagaagacccttgagagtccctaggaatgcaaggagatccaaccagtatttcctaaaggaaatcagttctgaatattcatgggaagggatgatgctacagctgaaagtctgatactttggccacctgatgcaaagaactgactcactggaaagatcctgatgctgggaaagactgacggcaggagaatgggacgacagaggatgagatggttggatggcatcactgaatccatgtacatgagtttgagcaagcttcaggagttggtggtggacagggaacctggagtgctgcagtccatgtggtcgcaaagagtgggatatgactgaatgactgaactgaactgaattactattCGATagctttcacttagtataaattTGGTGATAGGTAAGGAAAACAAACTTGATGAATTCTTCATATTTCACTGGTATTATATCATATTCTATCACATTACAAtctgtgaaaatgagtatagaaatcaaaacaaaataaataataaggaagAATTTTGAAGCTCAATTTTCTATGACCAGAAATTGAAGGGAAAATAACATATCAATAAGCAAGAAAGATattcctgagattttttttttcatgctgcctccatttttagcaatatttttcgGTAATCTTTGACAGCTTGTCCATTTGAATTACAAAGCATCTTTGGAGTCTGAGTTCACAATTTATCTTTGTTAATTAGTACTCAAagcattatttgttttaattacttACTTGCTTTTTtgcttggagaaaaagaaatcgtGATATACTCCTTAAAAATTTCCCTTAACTCATATATGAGTTAACATATAGTTGAGTAACCATAGCCCTATACtcaaattcttaaaataaaacagcataaTAACTTTATTGTTCACTTATAATATGTTAATTTACAGGAAACATGCAGATTAACAAGCCTTAGTATTATCCAACtgtataatatatgcatatttgagGCAAGTTTCTGTATCTGATTTTATTCAAGAACACACAAGAATACATAAACAAATAGTTTTATCAACTTACATCCCCCACACAAATTCAACATTAAGATTCCAAggggggcttccctaatggctcagtggtatagaatctgcctgccaatgcaggagacactggtttgatccctgatccaggaagatcccacattccatggagcaattaagcccacttgccacaacaggagaagctacTGCACTGAGACACCTGAGCACCGTGACctgagagaagcccccactcgctgaaaccagagaaaaggctgccacagcaatgaagactcagcacagccaaaaaaaaaaaaaaaaaagattgtgtgGATAGTGTCCTATTTGTTCAAGTTTCCCTTACATTACCTAGTCACACACTGTTAACACAACTAGACTGgagtttcccatttattttttctttacataatGCCTTCTGTTTCACAAAGAGTAAACAATTAGAAAAGCAGTCTAATTTCACATCTCAACTTTCTCATAGCCTTTTTACTGATGCCTTCGAAGAGTTCTCTAGATTTCTTAGGGTCAGAGTCTCCTTCTGATCACCCTCCTCAAAGCCCCCTCTACTTCCTTGTTCCTCAAAGTATAGATCAGTGGATTTAGTACAGGAGTGATCACACTGTACATAATAGCAATGATCCATTCCTGGTCCATGGAGCTACCCAAGGCAGGACGATTGTAAGTGAAAACAACAGGAGCATAGAAAAGAACAACTACCATGAAGTGGGAGGCACACGTGGACAGTGCTTTATGGAGCATGCTGCAAGAATGGGTCTTGAAGAAAAGATAGATAATAATATAGAAATAGGAGAGAAGGGTTAGAGAGAATGGGCCCATGGCAATGGTCCCTGTCACAGAATGAAGTAGCCATTCATTGAGGTCAGTGTTTCCACAGGCCAACTCCAGCAATGGCTTAACATCACAGAAGAAGTGATGGATGTGGTTGGAATCACAGAAGTTTAAGCGAGAGGTCATTACTGAGTGCAGTAGGGCGTGGAAAAACCCAATGATCCAGATAGTGACAGCCATCTGGGTACAGACCTGATGATTCATGATAAGAGTGTAAAGAAGTGGTTTGCAGATAGCCACAAAGCGGTCAAAGGCCATCACAGCCAACAACATGGCCTCTGTGCTGCCTAAGAAGTGGAAGAAATGAAGCTGGCTTATGCAGCCCAAGaaagaaattgttttgtggataGACAGGAAGTTCTCCAGCATCTTTGGCAGAGTCACCATGGAATAGCAGATATCTAGACATGACaggtttcccaggaaaaaatacataggacAATGGAGTCTTGAATCAGAGATGACAACCATCATGATGACTCCATTTCCAGCCACATTGACAATGTAAATTGCAAGGAAAATCACGAAGAGAACAGGCTGCAGTACTTGGACGTCTGTCACTCCTAGGAGGAGAAATTCAGTGACTGAGGTTTGATTCAGCATcacttgaaagaaaagagaaaataagatatGAAATGATATCTCTCATGGGAACAAGAGTCCTACAGCTGAGGATTTCCCATCTAGACAGTAATATTTTGAGGGAGAGCATTGTTTTGGGGcttacctagtggctcagtggtaacgaagcAACCTctaaatgcaagagacatggattcaactcctgggtcaggaagatcccctggaggaggaaatggcaactctctccagtattcttgcctggaaaattctgtgaacaggggagtctagtgggctactgtctatggggttgcaaagagttggacataactgagcacatacacgATGTTTGGGAAACCCGTGAGTGGAGAAGAAAAAGATTCGATGTGACCTCAATAAAAAAGTGAATTAACTAGGCAACATTTCTAGGGATCCCATGGGACATTCACCTTTATAGCTAGAGAATATTTGGAGTAATTATCTAAGCTTTATTACACCTTTACTGAAGGCTGGCAGCAAGGAATTCAGAGTAGCTTTCCTTAATAACCATGTGTATTTTGTATATTGTTAAACTTTATCACTCCTGCTTAAGATACGCATGATATGCCAAATGTTATTTTTGGTTCTCTACCCACAAAACAAAATTGTATCAAAAattcatttgggggaaaaaaaccttttCCTATGGTTTAAAGAAAACAGCAATTAGACTTTCTGtactaaataatttatttcactgaATCTTTAGAGATTACTCATTTACTTTGATGAATGTCTAGAGGTATGGCACTAAAATGTAGGCAGTAGAGAGCCTTCATAACCCACCAATACAATGTCCATCATTAAATAGGAAACCAACTCTAAGTTCTTGGTATGTAAATTTAACACTAACAAGAAATCAGAGAATATGGGCAACTTAGAGACTGTTTCATTCTCTTACCTGATTCTGTGTTCAAATGTATAGTTAAGAAAGTTGATCAGGTTTAtacttctgaaaaataaacagtagaaaactatgaaaaataaagagtagAAAAATGTTTGAAGTGATAGTTTATATTGGGATTATAGGATAAGTTCTTCATATTCCAAAACCTCTTCTTTCTgaaattcttccttttatttatgaTCCATTGTTCTTTTGATATATAAACTCTGAGAGAGGGTGTCCCCTGGGTTCGAGAGGAGTATTGTAAGAATAAACAAGATACCTTTCTGTAACTGCAACATAAGTGAATTCTCCTTGGGGAATTCTTATCTTGagttccatttcttttttcatttttcctcttttctttcctgtttctttcttagTTTCAGAACCACAGTCAGTACAATTCTCAGTGGCctcaaatt from Bos indicus isolate NIAB-ARS_2022 breed Sahiwal x Tharparkar chromosome 23, NIAB-ARS_B.indTharparkar_mat_pri_1.0, whole genome shotgun sequence carries:
- the LOC109576957 gene encoding olfactory receptor 12D1-like; amino-acid sequence: MLNQTSVTEFLLLGVTDVQVLQPVLFVIFLAIYIVNVAGNGVIMMVVISDSRLHCPMYFFLGNLSCLDICYSMVTLPKMLENFLSIHKTISFLGCISQLHFFHFLGSTEAMLLAVMAFDRFVAICKPLLYTLIMNHQVCTQMAVTIWIIGFFHALLHSVMTSRLNFCDSNHIHHFFCDVKPLLELACGNTDLNEWLLHSVTGTIAMGPFSLTLLSYFYIIIYLFFKTHSCSMLHKALSTCASHFMVVVLFYAPVVFTYNRPALGSSMDQEWIIAIMYSVITPVLNPLIYTLRNKEVEGALRRVIRRRL